Proteins from a genomic interval of Polaribacter sp. Q13:
- a CDS encoding glycoside hydrolase family 28 protein: protein MKNIFLLVLLSIQTAVFATDFNVIKFGAKADGITKDTKAVQAAIDACTKNGGGKVIIPAGKTVLVGTIYLKDFVTLHIENGATLLGSPDYADYTTDTHYNTYKNEPHMNRCMIFARNAKSFAIEGYGTIDGNGSPKIFTKKSGGRPMLLRFYKCNDIRVNNITLKDPAAWTSAWLYCNEIVVDGIKIISTVNRNGDGLDFDGCTNVRVSNSSFDNSDDSICLQASNAAYPCKNITVTNCVFTTKWGGMRIGLASRGDFESVTVSNCTFFDILDSGLKIQMNEGGEMKNMTFSNLVMKNVPRPVFMTFCQQRAGVDMPEEMFPMKAMHGFIFSDIIVDNSELDKNSAFFLTGMPNHDIQDIQLNNIQMTVSGGGTKEDSKKTIKEYTLETLGNWWPEFSKVGTLPASGIYARHIDGLTVNNFHVNTISKDERPTIVFDDVKNGDFINAYSNRKKLSKNQFVKK, encoded by the coding sequence ATGAAAAATATCTTTTTATTAGTATTGTTAAGTATTCAAACCGCTGTTTTTGCTACAGATTTTAATGTTATAAAATTTGGAGCAAAAGCAGATGGTATCACTAAAGACACAAAAGCGGTGCAAGCTGCCATTGATGCTTGTACAAAAAACGGAGGAGGAAAAGTAATTATTCCTGCTGGTAAAACGGTGTTAGTAGGAACTATTTATTTAAAAGATTTTGTGACGTTGCATATAGAAAATGGCGCAACTTTATTGGGGAGTCCAGATTATGCAGACTATACAACCGATACACATTATAATACCTACAAAAATGAACCTCATATGAATAGATGTATGATTTTTGCTCGCAATGCAAAATCATTTGCTATTGAAGGTTATGGTACAATCGATGGAAATGGTTCTCCAAAAATATTTACTAAAAAAAGTGGAGGTAGACCCATGTTATTACGTTTTTACAAGTGTAATGATATCCGAGTTAACAATATTACATTAAAAGATCCTGCGGCTTGGACTTCGGCCTGGTTATATTGTAATGAAATTGTTGTTGATGGTATTAAAATTATTAGTACAGTAAATAGAAATGGAGACGGATTAGATTTTGATGGATGTACAAACGTAAGAGTTAGTAATTCTTCTTTTGATAATAGTGATGATTCTATTTGTTTACAGGCTTCAAACGCAGCTTATCCTTGTAAAAATATAACCGTTACAAATTGTGTTTTTACCACAAAATGGGGTGGAATGAGAATAGGATTGGCTTCTAGAGGAGATTTTGAGTCGGTTACAGTTTCTAATTGTACTTTTTTTGATATTCTAGATTCGGGCTTAAAAATTCAGATGAATGAAGGTGGAGAAATGAAAAATATGACCTTCTCTAATTTGGTCATGAAAAATGTGCCAAGACCTGTTTTTATGACCTTTTGCCAACAAAGAGCCGGAGTTGATATGCCAGAAGAAATGTTTCCTATGAAAGCAATGCATGGTTTTATTTTTAGTGATATTATTGTTGATAATAGCGAATTGGATAAAAACTCTGCGTTCTTTTTAACAGGTATGCCTAATCATGATATTCAAGATATTCAGCTTAATAATATACAGATGACCGTTTCTGGAGGTGGAACCAAAGAAGATTCAAAAAAGACAATTAAAGAATATACTTTAGAAACATTGGGCAATTGGTGGCCAGAATTTAGTAAAGTTGGTACTTTACCTGCGAGTGGTATTTATGCTAGACATATAGATGGACTCACAGTAAATAATTTTCATGTCAATACAATTTCGAAAGACGAAAGACCAACTATTGTTTTTGATGATGTAAAAAATGGAGATTTTATAAACGCATATTCAAACAGAAAAAAACTATCTAAAAATCAATTTGTAAAAAAATAA
- a CDS encoding sulfatase-like hydrolase/transferase: MKNILTGIMILACTFNLIAQNKKNTKPNVLVIYTDDHRYSGIHALGGMPVKTPNIDKLAADGVVFTNTFLMGSFSGATCMPSRAMLQTGKQLFNLDGLGRNVPTTDTTMGEAFKKAGYKTHIVGKWHQDNESLNRSFDSGDKIMGRSAYLTDHYRMPFWDFDKKSNYTRKEAYLLQFDKNGKRFRRPLTKQDKSGPIGTEELAPHTSEVFAECASEYIKKNAKGDPFFMYLAFHAPHDPRQAPKKYLDMYDPKDIQLPPSYMAQHPFDNGDMTLRDEALAPWPRTPEVARKQLAAYYAIITHLDAQIGKVIQTLKESGAYENTIILLAGDSGLAVGNHGLIGKQNLYDEDGIHVPFIISGNLIKDKGRRIDALSYIHDIFPTVCDIAGIEKPTSIDGKSLLPVIKNKTTQVRNSTYHAYKQFQRAYRKGDYKLIEYVRAKAYHKKKGEFTAGSKVTQLFNIKKDIWETTDLSFQPEYNDILTQMRTEMKAKGQELGDVKVENVPGREFHFWDFY, from the coding sequence ATGAAGAATATTCTAACAGGAATAATGATTTTGGCTTGCACGTTTAATTTAATTGCGCAAAACAAAAAGAATACAAAGCCAAATGTATTGGTAATTTATACCGATGACCATAGATACTCTGGGATACACGCTTTAGGCGGAATGCCAGTAAAAACGCCCAATATAGACAAGCTTGCTGCAGACGGAGTTGTGTTTACAAATACCTTTTTAATGGGCTCTTTTTCCGGCGCAACTTGTATGCCAAGTAGAGCTATGTTGCAAACAGGAAAACAATTGTTTAATTTAGATGGCTTAGGAAGAAACGTTCCTACAACAGATACCACAATGGGAGAAGCTTTTAAAAAAGCGGGTTATAAAACACATATTGTTGGTAAATGGCATCAGGATAATGAATCATTAAATCGTTCTTTTGATTCAGGTGATAAAATTATGGGTCGAAGTGCATATTTAACAGATCATTATAGAATGCCTTTTTGGGATTTTGATAAGAAAAGTAACTATACAAGAAAGGAAGCTTATTTATTGCAGTTTGATAAAAATGGAAAAAGATTTAGAAGACCTTTAACTAAACAGGATAAAAGTGGCCCTATTGGTACTGAAGAATTGGCTCCTCATACTTCAGAAGTTTTTGCAGAATGTGCCTCAGAGTATATAAAAAAGAATGCAAAAGGAGATCCGTTTTTTATGTATTTAGCTTTTCATGCTCCGCATGATCCAAGGCAAGCTCCTAAAAAATATTTAGATATGTACGATCCAAAGGATATTCAATTGCCACCTTCTTATATGGCACAACATCCTTTTGATAATGGAGATATGACTTTAAGAGATGAAGCACTTGCTCCTTGGCCAAGAACTCCAGAAGTTGCTCGTAAACAATTGGCAGCATATTATGCGATAATTACACATTTAGATGCGCAAATAGGCAAAGTTATTCAGACTTTAAAAGAAAGTGGTGCTTATGAAAATACTATTATTTTGTTAGCCGGTGATAGTGGATTGGCTGTAGGAAATCATGGTTTAATAGGTAAACAAAATTTATATGATGAAGATGGAATTCATGTACCATTTATCATTTCAGGAAATTTAATTAAGGATAAAGGAAGAAGAATTGATGCTTTAAGTTATATTCATGATATTTTTCCAACAGTTTGTGATATTGCAGGCATAGAAAAACCAACATCTATTGATGGAAAAAGTCTATTACCTGTAATTAAAAATAAAACTACACAAGTAAGAAATTCAACATATCACGCATATAAACAATTTCAAAGAGCCTATAGAAAAGGTGATTATAAGTTAATTGAATATGTAAGAGCGAAAGCGTATCATAAGAAAAAAGGTGAATTTACCGCGGGTTCTAAAGTGACACAATTATTTAATATTAAAAAAGATATTTGGGAAACTACAGATTTATCTTTTCAACCAGAATACAACGATATTCTAACCCAGATGAGAACAGAAATGAAAGCAAAAGGGCAGGAGTTAGGAGATGTAAAAGTTGAGAATGTACCTGGAAGGGAATTCCATTTTTGGGATTTCTATTAA